A genomic segment from Paramixta manurensis encodes:
- the osmB gene encoding osmotically-inducible lipoprotein OsmB, translated as MSINTKRFTVALVAATLVLSLSGCSHWSKRDRNTAIGAGAGAIGGSILTNGSGLGTIGGAAVGGIIGHQVH; from the coding sequence ATGTCAATCAATACCAAACGCTTTACCGTCGCCTTGGTGGCCGCAACGTTAGTACTTTCTTTAAGTGGTTGTTCTCACTGGTCTAAACGTGACCGTAATACGGCAATCGGCGCAGGCGCGGGTGCAATTGGTGGTTCCATTCTGACCAATGGCAGCGGGTTAGGCACCATCGGCGGAGCAGCCGTTGGCGGTATCATTGGCCATCAGGTTCACTAA
- a CDS encoding YbdD/YjiX family protein, translating to MSDNLSALRRPQGEWHIQRCHPLGTLSATPAPLTLRLIFRRLAQSFRLMVGVHDYQNYLRHMRLHHPQAVPMTEREFHRYCLEARFPAKGGKLGKCPC from the coding sequence ATGTCGGATAACCTATCTGCTCTGCGGCGCCCACAAGGTGAGTGGCACATCCAGCGTTGTCATCCGCTTGGCACCCTTTCCGCTACGCCTGCGCCGCTGACCTTACGGTTGATTTTTCGCCGCCTGGCGCAAAGTTTCCGGTTAATGGTTGGCGTTCATGATTACCAAAACTATCTGCGCCATATGCGGCTCCACCATCCACAAGCCGTTCCCATGACTGAACGCGAGTTTCATCGCTACTGTCTGGAAGCACGCTTCCCCGCTAAAGGCGGAAAATTAGGAAAATGTCCCTGTTAA
- a CDS encoding carbon starvation CstA family protein: MQNVKTGLIWLAVALLGAFAFGMLALSRGEHVNAVWLVIAAVASYSIAYRFYSLFIAKNIFALDDRRRTPAERFNDGLDYVPTNKWVLFGHHFAAIAGAGPLVGPILAAQMGFLPGTIWILVGVILAGAVQDFLVLFISTRRDGRSLGEMAKQELGSFAGVITMLGALGVMIIILSALALVVVKALTNSPWGLFTIAATIPIALFMGIYMRFLRPGKIAEVSLIGFVLMMAAIIYGGNVAQHPFWGPFFTLSGTSLTWVLVIYGFIASVLPVWLLLAPRDYLSTFLKIGVIVGLAIGILIALPEMKMPAVSRFIDGSGPVFSGALFPFLFITIACGSISGFHALVSSGTTPKLVERESHMRFIGYGAMLMESFVAIMALICASVIDPGVYFAMNSPAALIGTTVESASQVINGWGFVVTPEMLTTIARDVGETSILSRAGGAPTFAVGMAHIITEVFNSRAMMAFWYHFAILFEALFILTAVDAGTRACRFMVQDLVGTLIPSLANNRSWLGNMAGTTVAVAGWGFFVYQGVVDPLGGINTLWPLFGIGNQMLASMALILGTVVLFKMKKQRYAWVTILPTVWLFITSMAAGWQKIFHEKPSIGFLAQANKFKQGIDDGVIIAPAKTVADMQTIVFSNQINAILCGFFMLVAVTMLIAAFFVIRRALKSATPTVHESEISLREEVRHVG; this comes from the coding sequence ATGCAAAACGTCAAAACCGGGCTTATCTGGTTAGCAGTGGCGTTGCTTGGTGCATTTGCCTTTGGCATGTTAGCGCTAAGCCGCGGAGAACATGTGAACGCCGTTTGGCTGGTGATTGCTGCAGTGGCCAGCTATAGCATTGCTTATCGTTTTTATAGCTTATTTATCGCTAAAAATATCTTTGCGCTGGACGATCGCCGCCGTACGCCGGCTGAACGATTTAATGACGGGCTGGACTATGTTCCCACCAACAAATGGGTGCTGTTCGGGCACCATTTTGCCGCGATTGCCGGCGCTGGCCCACTGGTCGGGCCGATACTCGCCGCACAAATGGGTTTTCTACCCGGTACTATCTGGATTTTGGTGGGCGTAATACTGGCGGGAGCAGTACAGGATTTTTTAGTGCTGTTTATTTCAACTCGCCGCGATGGTCGTTCACTGGGAGAGATGGCAAAACAGGAGCTGGGATCGTTCGCGGGCGTTATTACCATGCTCGGTGCGCTGGGCGTAATGATTATTATCCTTTCCGCGTTGGCGCTGGTGGTGGTTAAGGCGCTCACTAACAGCCCGTGGGGGCTGTTTACCATTGCGGCGACGATTCCGATTGCGCTGTTTATGGGCATCTACATGCGTTTTCTGCGGCCAGGTAAAATTGCCGAGGTTTCGCTGATTGGCTTCGTGCTAATGATGGCGGCGATTATCTATGGCGGCAATGTTGCGCAGCATCCATTCTGGGGGCCCTTCTTCACACTAAGCGGCACCTCGTTAACCTGGGTGTTAGTGATCTATGGTTTCATTGCCTCGGTTCTGCCAGTGTGGCTATTACTGGCGCCGCGTGACTATCTCTCTACCTTCCTCAAAATTGGCGTCATTGTCGGCCTGGCGATTGGCATTCTGATTGCGCTGCCTGAAATGAAAATGCCCGCCGTCTCACGCTTTATTGATGGTAGCGGCCCGGTATTTTCCGGTGCCCTGTTCCCATTTTTATTTATCACCATTGCCTGCGGCTCGATTTCTGGTTTCCACGCGCTGGTCTCCAGCGGCACAACGCCTAAATTGGTTGAGCGTGAGAGCCATATGCGGTTTATCGGCTACGGCGCAATGTTGATGGAATCCTTCGTCGCTATCATGGCGTTGATTTGTGCCTCGGTGATCGACCCCGGCGTCTATTTCGCCATGAACTCCCCGGCAGCATTGATTGGCACCACAGTAGAGAGCGCGTCTCAAGTCATTAATGGCTGGGGATTTGTCGTCACGCCGGAGATGCTGACCACCATCGCCCGTGATGTCGGTGAAACCAGCATTCTGTCACGCGCAGGCGGCGCGCCAACCTTTGCGGTGGGTATGGCGCATATCATTACCGAGGTATTTAACAGCCGGGCGATGATGGCGTTTTGGTACCACTTCGCCATTTTATTTGAAGCGCTGTTTATTTTAACGGCCGTTGATGCCGGGACGCGCGCCTGCCGGTTTATGGTGCAGGATTTAGTTGGTACGCTGATCCCTTCACTGGCGAATAATCGCTCCTGGCTGGGAAATATGGCCGGCACTACCGTTGCGGTCGCGGGCTGGGGATTCTTTGTCTATCAAGGTGTCGTCGATCCGCTTGGCGGCATTAACACCCTGTGGCCACTATTCGGTATTGGTAACCAAATGTTGGCCTCAATGGCGCTAATCTTGGGAACGGTAGTGTTGTTTAAGATGAAAAAACAACGCTATGCCTGGGTAACGATTCTGCCTACCGTCTGGTTATTTATTACTTCTATGGCCGCCGGTTGGCAGAAGATTTTTCATGAAAAACCCAGCATTGGTTTCTTAGCGCAGGCCAACAAATTTAAACAAGGTATTGATGATGGCGTGATTATCGCCCCGGCGAAAACTGTTGCGGATATGCAAACCATTGTGTTCAGTAACCAAATCAACGCCATTTTGTGCGGCTTCTTTATGCTAGTGGCGGTCACCATGCTGATTGCCGCGTTCTTTGTCATTCGTCGCGCCTTAAAAAGCGCCACGCCGACCGTGCACGAGTCAGAGATTTCGTTACGTGAGGAGGTTCGTCATGTCGGATAA
- the pdeR gene encoding cyclic di-GMP phosphodiesterase — MIDDRGQTLLYSLFGTTSPHWHLSADSDALNFSEDEAAQVNLAVALTPPQASLLRSMAVITSSISLTVSLRGTEIAMHFVGRKVNQSEWAGTASAWGDTSSVARDLTHGLSFAEQVVSEANSVIVILDQRGNIQRFNRLSEEYTGLKEQEVIGRNVFQLFMTRQEAAASRRNIASFFREGSSYEVERWVKTRKGQRLFLFRNKFVHSGSGKNEIFLICSGTDITEERRAQERLRVLANTDTITGLPNRNAIHQLITEALDNPQGRQTGLVYLDLDNFKKVNDAYGHMFGDQLLQAVSLAILTCLGKQQTLARLGGDEFLVLAVNTTQSELESLASRILDRLRQPFRIGLLEVYTGSSIGIAIAPQHGEDRESLIRNADTAMYNAKENGRGKFCLFSAEMNQRVFEYLWLDTNLRKALEQQQLIIHYQPKLDRNGKVRGAEALVRWQSPERGLVAPGDFISYAEESGLIVPLGRWVMLTVLAQIIAWRQQGIDLRVAVNVSARQLIDQSIYTDLKQALQESGLNQCPIDIELTESCLIENERQALMLMKQFQELGAEVHLDDFGTGYSSLSQLARVPIDAIKLDQSFVRDVNTQPVAQSLVRAIVAVAKALNLQVIAEGIETVEEEAFVMNNEVDIRQGYLYAKPMPAEQLEHWLIQHPEYQ; from the coding sequence ATGATCGATGATCGAGGGCAAACACTGCTATATAGCCTGTTTGGCACCACCAGCCCTCACTGGCACCTATCCGCCGATAGCGATGCGCTTAATTTTTCGGAAGATGAAGCAGCCCAAGTTAACCTCGCCGTAGCGCTTACGCCGCCACAGGCCAGTTTGTTGCGCTCGATGGCGGTCATCACCTCCAGTATTAGCCTCACTGTCTCTTTGCGCGGAACCGAAATCGCGATGCATTTTGTCGGACGTAAGGTGAATCAGTCAGAGTGGGCAGGCACAGCTTCAGCATGGGGTGACACCTCTTCCGTCGCTCGCGATTTGACGCATGGCCTCTCCTTTGCTGAACAGGTGGTGTCTGAGGCCAATTCGGTGATCGTTATCCTCGATCAACGCGGTAACATCCAACGCTTTAACCGTCTGAGTGAAGAGTATACCGGCCTGAAAGAACAAGAAGTGATTGGCCGTAACGTGTTCCAACTTTTTATGACGCGTCAAGAAGCGGCGGCGTCACGGCGTAATATCGCCAGTTTTTTCCGCGAAGGCAGTTCATACGAAGTGGAGCGCTGGGTTAAAACCCGTAAAGGTCAGCGCCTATTTCTGTTCCGCAATAAGTTTGTTCATAGCGGCAGCGGTAAGAATGAAATTTTCCTCATCTGCTCCGGTACCGACATTACTGAAGAACGTCGGGCGCAGGAACGGCTTCGCGTGCTGGCGAATACCGACACCATTACCGGTTTACCTAATCGCAACGCGATTCATCAGTTGATTACTGAAGCGTTGGATAATCCGCAAGGAAGGCAAACCGGCTTGGTGTACCTTGACCTCGATAATTTTAAAAAGGTGAACGATGCCTACGGGCATATGTTTGGCGACCAATTATTGCAAGCCGTATCGCTGGCTATTCTGACCTGTCTCGGTAAACAGCAAACGCTGGCCCGTCTTGGCGGCGATGAGTTTTTGGTGTTAGCGGTAAATACCACCCAAAGCGAGCTAGAATCACTCGCCTCGCGTATTCTCGACCGTTTACGTCAACCGTTCCGCATCGGCCTGTTAGAAGTGTATACCGGCAGCTCAATCGGCATCGCGATTGCACCGCAGCATGGCGAGGATCGGGAAAGCCTGATCCGCAATGCCGATACCGCGATGTACAACGCTAAAGAGAATGGCCGCGGCAAGTTTTGCCTGTTTTCTGCCGAAATGAACCAGCGCGTATTCGAATACTTGTGGCTGGATACTAACCTGCGTAAGGCGCTGGAACAGCAACAATTAATTATTCACTATCAGCCTAAGCTCGATCGCAACGGTAAAGTGCGCGGCGCCGAAGCGCTGGTACGCTGGCAATCACCTGAGCGAGGTTTGGTCGCCCCGGGCGATTTTATTTCGTATGCGGAAGAGTCCGGGCTGATTGTTCCTCTTGGCCGTTGGGTGATGCTTACCGTACTGGCGCAAATTATCGCCTGGCGTCAACAAGGCATTGATTTGCGCGTGGCGGTGAATGTTTCCGCGCGTCAGCTCATCGATCAGAGCATCTATACTGACCTAAAACAGGCATTACAAGAGAGCGGGTTAAACCAATGCCCGATTGATATTGAGCTGACCGAAAGCTGCCTGATTGAAAATGAACGCCAGGCGTTGATGCTGATGAAGCAGTTCCAGGAGTTGGGCGCGGAAGTGCATCTTGATGATTTCGGTACCGGTTACTCTTCGCTCTCACAATTGGCGCGCGTGCCGATTGATGCGATTAAGCTCGACCAAAGTTTTGTGCGTGATGTTAATACTCAGCCGGTTGCGCAGTCATTGGTGCGAGCCATTGTCGCAGTGGCGAAGGCGTTGAATTTGCAGGTGATTGCCGAAGGGATTGAGACCGTGGAAGAAGAAGCTTTTGTGATGAACAACGAGGTGGATATTCGCCAAGGATATTTATATGCGAAGCCAATGCCCGCAGAACAACTCGAACACTGGCTTATTCAACATCCTGAATATCAATAA
- a CDS encoding exoribonuclease II produces the protein MFQDNPLLAQLKEKLHSQTPRVEGVVKGTEKGFGFLEVDAQKSYFIPPPQMKKVMHGDRVVAAVQTDKDREIVEPEKLLEPFLTRFVGRVQKKDDRLSIVPDHPLLREAISCRPDRALTHDFQAGDWAVAEMRRHPLKGDRGFYAELTQFITHNDDHLAPWWVTLSRHNLEREAPDVTFSEMLDENLTREDLTALEFVTIDSASTEDMDDALYVEETADGTLRLTVAIADPTAYVAPGSELDTIAAERAFTNYLPGFNIPMLPRALSDDVCSLHPHVRRPVLACRVTVAADGTLANDVHFFAAWIESKAKLVYDHVSDWLENSGEWQPETDAVANQIRLLHRLCLSRMEWRKNHALVFKDRPDYRFLLGDKGEVLDIVAEPRRIANRIVEEAMIAANICAATELRDKLGFGIYNVHLGFDAVNAEQAAAVLANNGVTVDPATMTTLEGFRQLRRQLDAQPTQFLDSRIRRFQSFAEISTEPGPHFGLGLEAYATWTSPIRKYGDMVNHRLLKAIIRGEEVARPADDVTVKMGERRRLNRMAERDVGDWLYARFLEKAVQNGSRFSAEIIDISRGGMRVRLLDNGAIAFIPAPFLHAVRDELVCSQESGTVQIKGEVVWRVTDVIEVTIAEVRMETRSIVARPVA, from the coding sequence ATGTTCCAGGATAACCCGCTGCTCGCGCAGCTTAAAGAGAAGCTTCACTCCCAGACGCCGCGCGTTGAAGGGGTAGTCAAAGGTACGGAAAAAGGGTTCGGCTTTTTAGAGGTCGACGCGCAAAAAAGCTACTTTATTCCGCCGCCGCAGATGAAAAAAGTGATGCATGGCGATCGCGTTGTCGCCGCCGTGCAAACTGACAAAGATCGCGAGATTGTCGAGCCGGAAAAACTGCTTGAGCCTTTCCTGACGCGCTTCGTAGGCCGGGTACAGAAAAAAGATGATCGGTTATCGATTGTGCCGGACCATCCGTTACTGCGTGAAGCCATTTCTTGCCGTCCCGATCGTGCTTTAACCCATGATTTTCAGGCTGGCGACTGGGCCGTCGCCGAGATGCGCCGCCACCCGCTGAAAGGCGATCGCGGCTTTTACGCGGAACTAACCCAATTTATTACCCATAACGATGACCATTTGGCACCGTGGTGGGTGACGTTGTCACGCCACAATCTGGAGCGTGAAGCGCCAGACGTGACATTTAGTGAGATGTTGGACGAAAACTTGACGCGTGAAGATCTCACCGCGCTGGAGTTCGTTACCATCGACAGCGCCAGCACTGAAGATATGGATGATGCGCTGTACGTCGAAGAAACTGCTGACGGTACCCTGCGCCTCACCGTCGCCATTGCCGATCCTACCGCTTATGTTGCGCCAGGTAGTGAGCTGGATACTATCGCCGCCGAGCGCGCGTTTACCAACTACCTGCCGGGCTTTAACATTCCGATGTTACCCCGCGCCCTGTCCGACGATGTTTGCTCGCTGCACCCACACGTACGCCGCCCGGTGCTGGCCTGCCGCGTAACCGTCGCCGCGGATGGTACGCTTGCCAACGATGTGCATTTCTTTGCCGCGTGGATCGAGTCAAAAGCCAAACTGGTATATGACCATGTTTCCGATTGGCTGGAAAATAGTGGCGAGTGGCAGCCAGAAACCGATGCTGTTGCTAACCAAATCCGCCTGCTGCACCGTTTGTGTCTGTCGCGTATGGAATGGCGCAAAAATCATGCGTTGGTCTTTAAAGACCGTCCGGACTACCGCTTCCTGTTAGGTGACAAAGGCGAAGTGCTGGACATTGTTGCCGAGCCACGCCGCATCGCTAACCGCATTGTGGAAGAGGCAATGATTGCCGCCAATATCTGCGCCGCGACAGAGTTACGCGATAAGTTGGGCTTTGGCATTTATAACGTCCATCTCGGTTTTGATGCGGTTAATGCCGAGCAAGCCGCGGCAGTGCTAGCGAATAATGGCGTCACTGTTGATCCCGCCACGATGACGACGCTGGAAGGGTTCCGTCAATTGCGCCGCCAGTTAGATGCCCAACCCACTCAATTCCTCGACAGCCGTATTCGTCGCTTCCAGTCCTTTGCGGAAATAAGCACCGAACCCGGCCCACACTTTGGCCTTGGGCTGGAAGCTTACGCAACCTGGACGTCGCCGATTCGTAAATATGGCGATATGGTCAACCATCGCCTGCTGAAAGCGATTATTCGCGGAGAGGAAGTGGCACGACCTGCTGATGATGTCACGGTCAAAATGGGCGAACGTCGCCGTTTAAATCGTATGGCTGAGCGCGATGTCGGTGATTGGCTCTACGCGCGTTTCCTTGAAAAAGCCGTTCAGAATGGCAGCCGGTTTAGCGCTGAAATCATCGATATTTCACGCGGCGGTATGCGCGTTAGGCTGCTGGATAACGGTGCTATCGCCTTTATTCCCGCCCCTTTCCTACATGCGGTTCGCGACGAGCTGGTGTGCAGCCAGGAGAGCGGTACTGTACAAATTAAAGGTGAAGTTGTCTGGCGCGTTACCGATGTTATTGAGGTCACCATTGCCGAAGTGCGCATGGAAACCCGTAGTATCGTAGCCCGTCCTGTCGCCTGA
- a CDS encoding FdhF/YdeP family oxidoreductase, whose product MKFKSQIKPYQAAAGGWGSLEATTRFVMDSKQALKNMRNLMRMNKAKGFDCPGCAWGDDNKSTFSFCENGAKAVTWEATRRFIDANFFAAHSVSALYQQSDYFLEYQGRLVEPLRYNRETDHYEAISWDDALALIAQHIHAMDNPNQIELYTSGRASNEASWLYQLFGRMFGTNNFPDCSNMCHEASGTGLKRSIGVGKGTILLDDFEHADAIFVFGQNPGTNHPRMLHSLRHAADRGADIVTFNTLRERGLERFADPQKPLEVVTSKAGAISSTYYQPNLGGDMAAVRGMVKALAETHRARIANGEAGLFDETFIATHTEGVNHYLAAVDATSWTKIEKQSGLSEQQLREAAAIYQRAERVICTWAMGITQHKHSVDTVREIVNLQLLFGQLGKKGAGLCPVRGHSNVQGNRTMGIDEKPGKAFLDALGAHFNFEPPREPGHNTVEALEAMLRDEVKVLIALGGNLAAAAPDSPRTEEAMSRCGLTVHISTKLNRSHLVPGHDGLILPTLGRTEQDIQASGSQFITVEDSFSMVHASEGVGKPLAETQRSETAIVAAIANAVLGNQPLDWLALADDYDRIRDHIAATIPGFADFNQKCAHPGGFYLGNAAAELRFNTLHNKAQFSAAALPDSLFPQLGDVEVPFTLQTLRSHDQYNTTIYGLDDRYRGVYGQREVLFIHPDDMQELGLSAGQNVDIETLWNDGITRKVSGFKLVPYNIPRGNLAAYYPETNPLVPLSSFGEGSGTPTSKSVPVKISLTPEVVSRRIA is encoded by the coding sequence ATGAAATTCAAATCGCAAATCAAGCCATATCAGGCCGCCGCAGGCGGTTGGGGTTCGCTGGAAGCCACCACGCGTTTCGTGATGGACAGTAAGCAAGCATTAAAAAACATGCGTAACTTAATGCGCATGAATAAAGCGAAAGGCTTTGATTGCCCTGGCTGTGCGTGGGGCGATGATAATAAAAGCACCTTTAGCTTTTGCGAAAACGGCGCTAAAGCCGTCACCTGGGAAGCGACGCGGCGGTTTATTGATGCCAATTTTTTTGCCGCCCACAGCGTTAGCGCCCTTTACCAACAGAGCGACTACTTTCTCGAATACCAAGGCCGGTTGGTTGAACCATTACGCTACAACCGCGAGACAGACCACTACGAAGCCATTAGCTGGGACGACGCACTCGCGCTCATCGCACAGCATATCCACGCGATGGATAACCCCAACCAAATTGAACTGTATACTTCGGGTCGCGCCAGTAATGAAGCCTCCTGGCTATATCAGCTTTTTGGCCGGATGTTCGGCACCAATAACTTTCCCGATTGTTCCAATATGTGCCATGAGGCCAGCGGCACCGGTCTGAAACGCAGTATCGGCGTGGGCAAAGGCACTATTCTTCTTGATGATTTTGAACACGCAGACGCTATCTTCGTCTTCGGCCAAAACCCGGGTACCAACCATCCTCGCATGCTGCATAGCCTGCGCCATGCCGCCGACCGCGGCGCGGATATCGTTACCTTCAATACGCTACGCGAACGTGGCCTGGAACGTTTTGCCGACCCGCAAAAGCCGCTGGAAGTGGTTACCTCTAAGGCTGGCGCGATTAGCTCTACCTATTACCAGCCCAATCTTGGCGGTGATATGGCGGCCGTGCGCGGCATGGTTAAAGCGCTGGCAGAAACGCATCGGGCACGTATTGCTAACGGTGAAGCGGGCCTGTTTGATGAAACCTTTATCGCCACCCATACCGAAGGCGTGAATCACTATCTGGCGGCAGTCGATGCCACATCATGGACGAAGATCGAAAAACAGTCAGGACTCAGCGAACAGCAACTACGTGAAGCAGCGGCAATTTATCAGCGCGCTGAACGCGTTATTTGCACTTGGGCCATGGGGATCACTCAACATAAACATTCGGTAGATACAGTTCGTGAGATCGTGAATCTACAGTTGTTATTCGGCCAACTTGGTAAAAAAGGCGCGGGGTTATGTCCGGTGCGCGGTCATAGCAATGTGCAAGGCAACCGCACCATGGGCATAGATGAAAAACCCGGGAAAGCGTTTCTTGATGCGCTCGGCGCCCATTTCAATTTTGAACCGCCGCGCGAGCCGGGTCACAACACGGTGGAAGCGCTGGAAGCCATGTTACGCGATGAAGTTAAAGTTTTAATCGCACTGGGCGGCAATCTGGCTGCCGCCGCGCCCGATAGCCCACGCACCGAAGAGGCGATGAGCCGTTGCGGATTGACCGTGCATATCAGTACCAAACTGAACCGCAGCCATTTAGTCCCCGGACATGATGGCTTAATTCTCCCGACGCTTGGGCGTACCGAGCAGGATATTCAGGCCAGCGGCTCGCAGTTCATCACCGTAGAAGACTCTTTTAGCATGGTGCATGCTTCGGAAGGCGTCGGTAAGCCATTGGCGGAAACCCAACGCTCTGAAACGGCGATTGTGGCCGCCATTGCTAACGCGGTCCTCGGTAACCAGCCGCTCGACTGGCTGGCACTGGCTGATGATTACGACAGAATCCGCGATCATATTGCGGCCACCATTCCAGGTTTTGCCGACTTCAACCAAAAATGCGCGCACCCTGGCGGGTTTTATCTCGGTAACGCGGCTGCCGAATTGCGTTTTAATACCTTGCATAATAAAGCGCAATTTAGCGCCGCTGCCCTGCCTGACTCACTGTTTCCGCAACTCGGTGATGTTGAAGTGCCGTTTACGCTGCAAACGTTGCGTTCACACGATCAGTACAACACCACTATTTATGGTCTGGATGATCGCTATCGTGGTGTATACGGCCAGCGTGAAGTGCTGTTTATTCATCCTGACGATATGCAGGAATTAGGGCTGAGCGCCGGGCAAAATGTGGATATCGAAACACTCTGGAACGATGGCATTACCCGCAAAGTGAGCGGCTTTAAGTTAGTGCCCTACAATATCCCGCGCGGTAATCTGGCAGCTTACTATCCGGAAACCAACCCGCTGGTTCCCCTTTCCAGCTTTGGCGAAGGCAGCGGAACGCCAACCTCCAAATCGGTGCCGGTGAAGATTTCACTGACGCCAGAGGTGGTCAGTCGCCGTATTGCCTGA
- a CDS encoding crotonase/enoyl-CoA hydratase family protein has protein sequence MTVINQPTCRAFTEVGQTTQLVAYYEEARRTMWMLLRAEPRPCFNHALIEEIMNLSYAAQRSGLVIDFWVTGSLVPAMFNTGGDLHFFVESIQNGRREALRAYARACVDCIHAASRGFDTGAVTIAMIEGSALGGGFEAALAHHFILAQNNARLGFPEIAFNLFPGMGGYSLVARRAGMKLAEELICEGESHTAEWFETRGLVDRLFQPGEGYQMTRTFIDTLKPKLNGVRAMLKARQRVLQLTRAELMDITEDWVDFAFTLEPKDLAYMERLVQLQNRHSAQLRKAG, from the coding sequence ATGACAGTAATTAACCAACCAACCTGCCGGGCGTTTACCGAAGTTGGGCAAACCACCCAGCTTGTTGCGTACTATGAAGAGGCGCGTCGTACCATGTGGATGTTACTGCGTGCGGAACCGCGGCCTTGCTTTAATCATGCCTTGATTGAAGAGATCATGAACCTTAGCTACGCCGCACAGCGCTCTGGCTTGGTGATTGATTTTTGGGTTACCGGCTCGCTGGTTCCGGCAATGTTCAATACCGGCGGCGATTTGCACTTTTTCGTTGAGTCGATTCAAAATGGACGACGCGAAGCGTTGCGTGCCTATGCCCGCGCCTGTGTGGATTGTATCCATGCGGCTTCACGTGGGTTTGACACCGGCGCAGTCACCATTGCGATGATTGAAGGGAGTGCGTTAGGCGGTGGGTTTGAAGCCGCATTGGCGCACCATTTTATTTTGGCGCAAAACAATGCTCGCCTCGGGTTTCCCGAAATCGCGTTTAATCTGTTTCCCGGCATGGGCGGCTATTCACTGGTCGCCCGGCGTGCCGGTATGAAACTGGCAGAGGAGTTAATTTGCGAAGGAGAGTCACATACCGCGGAATGGTTTGAAACGCGCGGTTTGGTGGATCGTTTATTCCAGCCCGGCGAAGGGTATCAAATGACGCGTACTTTTATTGATACGCTAAAACCTAAGCTAAATGGGGTACGGGCGATGTTAAAAGCGCGTCAGCGCGTCTTGCAACTCACCCGCGCCGAGTTGATGGACATTACCGAAGACTGGGTAGACTTTGCCTTCACGCTTGAACCTAAAGACCTGGCCTACATGGAACGGCTGGTCCAACTGCAAAACCGTCACAGCGCGCAGTTACGTAAAGCAGGGTAA
- the kdgT gene encoding 2-keto-3-deoxygluconate transporter, which yields MQIKRAIDKIPGGMMLVPLFIGAICHTFSPGAGKYLGSFSNGLITGTVPILAVWFFCMGASIKLSATGTVLRKSGTLVVTKVAVAWVVAAVASRIIPQHGIEAGMLAGLSTLALVASMDMTNGGLYASIMQQYGTKEEAGAFVLMSLESGPLMTMIILGTAGIASFEPHVFVGAVLPFLIGFALGNLDPELREFFSKAVQTLIPFFAFALGNTIDLAVIADTGLLGVLLGVSVIVITGIPLIIADRLIGGGDGTAGIAASSSAGAAVATPVLIAEMVPQFKPVAPAATALVATSVIVTSVLVPMITAVYSKQVKSRRLAVGQRAAIK from the coding sequence ATGCAAATCAAACGTGCGATAGATAAAATTCCTGGCGGAATGATGCTGGTACCGCTGTTTATCGGTGCTATCTGCCATACGTTTTCGCCCGGAGCCGGTAAGTACCTCGGCTCTTTCTCAAATGGTTTAATTACTGGCACCGTGCCTATTTTGGCGGTCTGGTTCTTCTGTATGGGCGCCTCAATAAAGCTCAGCGCAACAGGTACGGTGTTACGTAAATCAGGTACCCTGGTGGTGACGAAAGTTGCGGTGGCGTGGGTGGTTGCGGCGGTGGCGTCGCGGATAATTCCTCAACATGGTATTGAGGCAGGGATGTTAGCCGGGCTCTCTACGCTGGCACTGGTCGCGTCGATGGATATGACCAACGGCGGTCTGTATGCCTCAATTATGCAGCAATACGGCACGAAAGAAGAGGCTGGCGCATTTGTACTAATGTCCCTGGAGTCCGGGCCGCTAATGACGATGATTATTCTGGGGACTGCCGGGATAGCATCATTTGAACCGCATGTTTTTGTTGGCGCGGTACTGCCGTTCTTGATTGGGTTCGCTTTGGGCAACCTTGATCCCGAGCTGCGTGAATTTTTTAGCAAAGCGGTACAAACGTTGATTCCGTTCTTCGCTTTCGCGCTGGGCAACACCATCGATCTGGCCGTGATTGCCGATACCGGTTTATTGGGCGTGCTGCTGGGCGTGTCGGTCATTGTTATCACCGGCATCCCGCTAATTATTGCCGATCGATTAATCGGTGGCGGCGATGGTACGGCGGGCATTGCGGCATCCAGTTCGGCGGGCGCAGCGGTCGCAACACCGGTATTGATTGCCGAGATGGTGCCGCAGTTTAAACCAGTGGCACCTGCGGCAACCGCGTTGGTTGCGACCTCGGTTATCGTTACCTCGGTTTTGGTGCCGATGATTACCGCCGTTTACTCTAAACAGGTAAAAAGCCGGCGGCTGGCGGTGGGGCAACGAGCCGCAATTAAATAA